In Sander lucioperca isolate FBNREF2018 chromosome 12, SLUC_FBN_1.2, whole genome shotgun sequence, one DNA window encodes the following:
- the LOC116059284 gene encoding uncharacterized protein LOC116059284, whose protein sequence is MKQLYRVPFQRNSDIVKEARFQYVQRIMELEAEGAHHKFIFVDEAGFNLCKVRRRGRNVIGQRATVTVPGQRGANITMCAAISNDGVLCHIPTIGPYNTERLITFLDSLKEILIPPEERGLLRPGMTLYVIIWDNVAFHHSRLVNEWFAAQPRIMMHFLPAYSPFLNPIEEFFSAWRWKVYDHRPYEQMPLLEAMNAGCLAIGAEDCQGWMRHARRYFPRCIARENIQCDVDENLWHNRQERMD, encoded by the exons ATGAAGCAGCTGTACCGAGTTCCATTTCAAAGAAACTCTGACATCGTAAAGGAGGCACGATTCCAGTATGTGCAG aGAATAATGGAGCTTGAAGCTGAGGGGGCACATCACAAATTCATTTTTGTGGATGAAGCCGGCTTCAACCTCTGTAAAGTGAGGAGACGCGGGAGGAACGTCATTGGGCAGAGGGCCACTGTCACAGTGCCAGGTCAGAGGGGTGCCAATATCACCATGTGTGCTGCCATCTCCAATGATGGGGTCCTTTGCCACATACCAACCATTGGCCCATACAATACAGAACGCCTCATCACATTTCTTGATTCATTGAAAGAAATACTGATTCCACCCGAAGAGAGAGGGCTGTTGAGGCCTGGCATGACTCTGTATGTCATAATTTGGGACAATGTGGCTTTCCATCACTCTCGCCTTGTGAACGAATGGTTTGCAGCACAGCCTCGTATTATGATGCACTTCCTTCCTGCATACTCCCCTTTTCTGAACCCAATCGAGGAGTTCTTCTCTGCTTGGAGGTGGAAGGTGTATGATCACCGGCCATATGAGCAGATGCCCCTCCTGGAGGCAATgaatgctggttgcctggcaatagGTGCAGAGGACTGCCAGGGATGGATGCGCCACGCAAGGAGGTATTTCCCTCGGTGCATTGCAAGGGAAAACATTCAATGCGATGTTGATGAGAACCTGTGGCATAATCGTCAAGAACGAATGGACTAA